A window from Hemicordylus capensis ecotype Gifberg chromosome 2, rHemCap1.1.pri, whole genome shotgun sequence encodes these proteins:
- the TMEM167A gene encoding protein kish-A, whose translation MSAIFNFQSLLTVILLLICTCAYVRSLAPKLLDNNQTGLLGIFWKCARIGERKSPYVAVCCIAMAFSILFVQ comes from the exons ATG tCTGCAATTTTCAATTTTCAGAGTCTGCTGACAGTAATCTTGCTGCTTATATGTACCTGTGCATATGTAAGATCTTTGGCTCCTAAACTACTGGATAACAATCAAACTGG attatTGGGCATATTTTGGAAATGTGCCAGGATTG GTGAGCGGAAGAGCCCTTATGTAGCTGTGTGCTGTATAGCTATGGCCTTCAGTATTCTCTTTGTACAGTAA